The Chryseobacterium sp. LJ668 genome segment TTCGTCAACCTGTTCTTTGACGTTTTCTTCTTTATTTGCTAAAATCAAATCGGGTTTTAAAGCTTTTATTTTCTCAATATTCAGGTTTTTTGTTCCACCGATAATTTCTGCATTTTTTACTTTTTCTTCCGGATGAATGCAGAATTTGGTTCTTCCGATAACCTCTTTTTCGGTTAATCCCAAGTCAAATAAGGCTTCAGTGATCGAAGGTACAAGAGAAATGACTTTCATTATTTTAGACTTTGCTTAAAATTACAAAAGTTTTCCGGTTAAGAAAAGCCCGGCAATCGTAAAGTAAATAATAAGTCCCGTTACATCTACCAATGTTGCAACAAATGGGGCAGAAGAAGTAGCAGGGTCAAGATTGAATTTTTTAAGGATAAAAGGAACCATAGAACCGGATAAAGTTCCCCAAAGTACAATCATAGACAGCGACATCCCGGCGCTCAGCGCAATAAAAAACCAGTAATCTCCATAATCAAACCAGCCCATTCTGTGCCATATCATAATTCTGAAAAATCCGATAACTCCAAGAAATGTTCCTAAAATCAAGCCTGTTACCAATTCTTTTTTCATTACAACCCACCAGTCTTTAATAGTAATTTCCTGAAGTGCCATTGCACGGATGATTAGCGTTGCTGCCTGTGAACCAGAATTTCCGCCGCTTGATATAATTAGAGGAATGAAAAGAGCCAAAACAACTGCTTTTTCAATTTCGTTTTCATAATATCCCATTACTGAGGCGGTAATTAGTTGAAGAAAGAATAAAACAATCAACCAGAGACCTCTTTTTTTGATCATCTCAAACCAATGCGTCTGAATATAGGGATCATCTAAAGCTTCTACCCCTCCGAACTTTTGAATATCTTCGGTATTTTGAGATTCAATCTGATCTAAAATATCATCAATGGTTACAATTCCCACCAAAACTCCCGCTTCCGTGATGATTGGAAGCGCTGTACGATCATATTTTTCAAAATAGGTAACGGCATCTTCTTTGGAAGTTGTGGTTTTGATAGCAACAAACTGATTGTCGGTAAGATCAGAAACCAAAGTATCTTCTTCAACAAGAAGTAAACTGCCCAATGCCAAATCGTCAATCAGGCGGTTTCTTTCATCTACAACATATAAATGATTGATGGTTTCTACTCTTTTACCTACTTTTTTGATCTGCTGCAGACACCTTTTTACCGTCCATTCTTTTCTTATCTGAATGTAATAAGGTGTCATCAGACGCGCAATAGAATCAGAATCGTAGCCCAAAAGTTTTAAAGCAATTCTTCTTTCTTGTGGATTAAGGTGATTGATAGAATACTTGATCAATTCGTCCGGAAAATCCTCAAAAAGTGCAGTCCTGTCATCAGGAGTCATCGCATTCAGAATTTCTGAAACATCGTCACTACCGATGCTTCGGATGGTTTCTTCTTGAAAATCGGGGTCTAAATGCGAAAAGACGTCTGCTTTGTATTCTTTCGGAACTTTCAGGAAAGCCAACAGCCTTTCATCAGCAGGAAGTTCGCTAAGTCTTTCGGCAATATCGGCTGGGTTAAAAGTAAGTTCGTCTGTGTAATTCAAAACTGAATTTTTTGATATGCAAAAATAATTCAAATTTTCAAGAAAAAGAGAACGATAACATTAAATTAAGAATTTATTAAAGCTTAAAAACCGGCTTCAGATGAGGGTTTCTGTTTTCTCAGTTCTTTCAGAATGATTTTCATAGCGCCGTTCGCTCCGATCTTAATTGAATTTTCTGCAGAACCGAGAAGACGCATATTTTTGCGATAGGTATCATAGTCAGAGGATGCGATGAAGTTTCCCTCTGCGTCAAAAAGCTTCATACTCACCACAACCTGATTAGAGAAAACATATTTCCCTAATCCTACTTTGAAATACTTCACTTTTGGAACAACTACGAAGTCAGCGTCATTGTTTTTACTATATTCTGAAATGGTTTTAGAATCGATGCTGTCATAAGAAACCTGCACTTCAGATCTCAGCATTTTGTTTTTCCTGAACCCACTTACTTTATTAGAAACAGCACTGAAAAATGCATTATTGGTAGGTTCTTTTATTTCTTCAAGATCAGGCTCTACTTCAGGATTGAAGTAAAGGATTTTCTTTATTTTATCAGCATTATGAAGTTTCTGTGCTTTTACAGAAGAAATACTGATGATAAATACAGTAGAGATAAGTGTAAAAAATAAGATTTTTTTCATGTCTTTGTCAACTGCAAAAATACTGTCTTTTAATGGGATGGCATAATTTTATTAAGAAATTTTTAACATATTTTTCTATCATTTTTAATCTATGCAATCGATAATGTTTTGCGGTATAAGAAAATAGTTGTACTTTTGCACCCGTTACATAATAATCATTAAACAATATTGGAATGTACTTAACAACAGAAAAAAAAGCAGAAATTTTCGCAAAACATGGAAAATCTGCACAAGACACAGGAAGTGCTGAAGGACAAGTTGCACTTTTTACTTTCAGAATCAATCATTTATCTCAGCATTTGAAGGCTAACCGTCATGACTTTGCTACTGAGAGATCTTTGGTAAAATTAGTAGGTAAAAGAAAAAGTTTGTTAGATTACCTTAAAAACAAGGATATCACAAGATATAGAGCAATTATTGCTGAACTTGGATTAAGAAAATAATCTATAAGATTTCCAAAAATAAAAAAGCAGCTTCGCAAGAAGTTGCTTTTTTTTGTATGATAGTCAATAATTTTTAATTGATATCACTCTATTAGGTTGTTTTAAAATGAGAATATTTACATTTGCTTTTTTTTAATTTAATTGAAAGATTTGAGATATTTTTACTTCTATTTACTTTTGTGTATATCAACATTCTCTTTTTCTCAAGAATTAGATACGATTCCAAAATCTAATCTGCAGGGTACGATAAGTATGCAATTCGGGAAGTTTTTAGGAACCAATGACTATCTAAAAACACTTAAACATCGAGAATTTATTGGTGCTTCTGCAGAACTCACTGTACAAACTGATGGTAGCCAAGAATGGCACAAGAGATTTGGGAGACCTTACTATGGCGGAGGTATTGTAGCTTTTGATTACCTTAAAAATAGTGATATGGGAAAACCTTTTGCCGTTTACGGAACCTTTGGCGGAGTTATTAAAGAAACACCAACTCATGCCTGGAATTATGAAACAAGTGCTGGTTTTGCTTTCAATTGGACTCCATATGATTTGAAAAAAGAATATATTAATCAAACTTTTGGTTCATCTGTAAGTATCTATATTAATTTCGGGGCTAATTATAAATACTATTTAGGAAAGCATTTTGACTTAGGTTTAGGCTTAAACTTTAATCATTTTTCCAACGGAGCTTTAAAACTTCCGAACAAGGGAATGAATACTTTTTCTCCGAAACTTTCCCTGACTTATCATTTTGATGAAAGACAATTTGCTCCACACGATTCATTGTCAGTATTTGATAAATATTCTACGCTGGATGTGAATTTTTTTGGAGGTGTGAGACATTCTATTTTTTACGGAAAAGATCCCGGATTTGAAAATTTTGATGTGGATATGATTAGGAAATTTGAAGGCAAATACTATCAGAACTGGGGAGTAGAAACGGTGTATCACAGACAAGTTACCTATAAATCATCTCTTGGATTGGGAATTGGTGTGATGTACGATGAAGATTACAATCATAGGTTTTATCAGGATAAGAATGGAGTAATCCAAAGCACAAGAAGATTTACAAAAGACAATCTTTTGCTGAATATCTTCCCTTCTTACCGCCTATCAATTTCAAAATTTGCGATTCAGGTTCAACCGGGATTTTATTTATTTAAAAAAGAATTCGACCGACGTTATGATAAAACTATTTTTTATCAGAGAATTGGTTTTCAGTATACCGTTGGGAAAAACTTGTTAGTAGGAATCGCATTGAGATCTTTCAAATTTCACAAAGCTGATTATATTGAATGGAGGCTCGGATATAGAATTTTCACTAAGAAAAACGGCTAAAAATTTTAAATTTAATAAAGATTTTTACCTGCAAAACTTTAAATATTATATTTAAAACAAAAACAGTAAATTTGCACCACATTTTTAGACGAAATATCAATAATTAAAGCGCTCAATACGGAGTGCAACACAAAACAATTTATGAGTATACCTCAAGCAATTACAGAAACGATCATTCTTGCAGACGGCAGAGAGATCACAATCGAAACAGGAAAACTGGCGAAACAAGCTGACGGTTCTGTTGTCGTAAAAATTGGCGGAACAATGCTTTTAGCAACTGTTGTAGCCAGCAAAGAAGCAAAAGATGGTGTAGATTTCTTACCATTGACAGTAGATTACAGAGAAAAATTCTACGCAGGCGGAAAAATCCCCGGAAACTTTTTCAGAAGAGAAGCGAGGCCATCTGATCAGGAAATCCTGACGATGCGTTTGGTAGACAGAGTTCTAAGACCATTATTTCCTGAGGATTTCCATGCGGAGGTTCAGGTGATGATTTCATTGATTTCTTATGACGGACAGTCAATTCCTGACGATTTAGCAGGTCTTGCAGCTTCGGCAGCGATCGCAATCACTGATATTCCTTTTAACGGACCAATGTCTGAAGTAAGAGTAGTAAGAATTGACGGAAAATTAGCTGTGAATCCTAATTATGAAGATCTTAAATTAGCTGACCTTGACATTATGGTGGGTGCAACGAAAGATTCTATCGTAATGGTGGAAGGTGAGATGAAAGAGATCTCTGAAGCAGAAATGCTTGAAGCGATTCAGTTTGCTCATGTTGAAATCAAAAAACAAGTAGAAGCTCAGGAAAGATTAGCTGAAAAAGTAGGCAAATCTTTACCAAAAAGAGAATACAGCCACGAAAATCACGATGAAGCTATCCGTGAGAAAGTATGGAAAGAAACCTACGATAAAGTATACGAAGTAGCAAAAATTCCTTCAGGAAAAGAGGAGAGAGGTGAAAAATTCAAAGCTGTTTTGGCTGAATTTTTATCTCAATATGTAGAACACGCTGAAGAATTAGAAAGAGTAACTCCTTTCGCTAAAGTATATTTCCATGATGTGGAAAAAGAAGCGATGCGTCAGATGATTTTGAATGATAAAATCCGTCTTGATGGTCGTGATCCTCAGACAATTCGTCCGATCTGGAGCGAAATCGATTATTTACCGGGAGCTCACGGTTCTGCAATTTTCACAAGAGGTGAAACTCAGTCTTTAACTGCTGTAACTTTAGGTTCAGTAAAGGATGCGAACATGGTAGACAGCGTAATGGTAAACTACGATGAAAGATTCTTCTTACATTATAACTTCCCTCCGTTCTCAACTGGTGAAGCAAGACCTTTGAGAGGAACTTCAAGAAGAGAAGTGGGTCACGGAAACCTGGCTCAGAGAGCTTTAGCAAACATGATCCCGGAAGAAAATCCTTACACCATCCGTATTGTTTCTGATATTTTGGAATCCAACGGTTCATCTTCAATGGCGACTGTTTGCGCAGGAACTTTAGCATTGATGGATGCGGGTGTTCAAATCAAGAAACCGGTTTCAGGGATTGCAATGGGATTGGTAACTGATGTAAAATCAGGGAAATTCACTGTACTTTCTGATATCTTGGGTGATGAAGATCACTTAGGAGATATGGACTTTAAAGTAACCGGAACCGCAGACGGAATCACCGCTTGCCAAATGGATATCAAAGTTCAGGGATTGTCTATGGAAATTATGGAAAAAGCGCTTCTACAGGCTAGAGACGGAAGATTACATATTCTTGATAAATTGAATGAAACGATTTCTGCACCAAGAGAAGACGTGAAACCTCACGCTCCGAAAATGGTAATGCTAGAAATTTCTAAAGATTTCATCGGTGCGGTTATCGGACCTGGTGGAAAAATCATTCAGCAAATGCAGAAAGATACGGATACCGTTATCGCCATTGAAGAAGTTGGTGAAATCGGTAGAATCGAAATTTCAGGTGTTAGCAGAGAGAAAATCAACGAAGCGATTGCAAGAATCAACGAGATTACTTTTGTACCGACTGTAGGTGAAGTTTACCAAGGTAAAGTAGTGAAAGTAATGGATTTTGGAGCATTCGTGGCGATTGCTAAAGGTACTGAAGGTTTACTTCATATCTCTGAAATCGAATGGGCTCGTCTTGATAAAGTTCCTTACAAAGAAGGTGACGAAGTTGAGGTGAAATTTATGGGTTATGATGACCGTAAAAAAATGAAGCTTTCAAGAAAAGTTTTATTACCGAGACCAGAAAGACCGGCTCCAAAACCGAGAAATGAAGCTAATGTAAATCCTGAAGGTAAAGACCAACCAGGTGAGCACAAGCCTTTGAACGAACCACAACAGGACTAATCGTCCAGTATATAGAATCCCTCTTTTGAGGGATTTTTTTTGCTTTAAATTTAATTATCTTTAAAAACCTAAAAATTTTATAAATGAAAAAACTTTTTATTCTTTTACTCATTGCGTTATCAGCTTTAAGTTTTGCTCAGACCGTCAATGATGTTCCGTTGAAAGATATAGACGTAGATTACGTTCAGATCATCGGTACAGGTCGTTCTTTAAGTACCAAGGTTAATGTTGAAATCGATTTCGGGCAGGAAACCAAATCTATCTCATTTAAAAAGGGAACCAACATCAAAGACGAAAGAGGCCGCAACGTAAAATTCAACTCAATGATGGATGCGCTGAACTTTATGTCTGCCAACGGATATGCCTTTCAGTTTGCTTATACCACAAATGACGAGAAAGATCAGTCTGTTTATTACATTTTAAAAAAGAAATAAAAAAACCACTGAAATTTCAGTGGTTGATAGTTAATTGTTAAATATGGTTTATCCATTCCCGATTCTCTGCTTAAGATCATCTGCGCCACCTGTTTTTCTCGGCTGCCCGTTTTTAGACGAGCCAAAATTGTAGGTGTAAGAGAGTGTTGCAACACGGGTTTCTCTTCTCACTACAAAATTTTCTATGTAATTTGAATACACATTTTTGGCTTCCGGATTACTTGTATAGAAAACATCATTGAAGGAGAATTTAAGTGTACTGTTGTTTTTAAATTTCTTCTGCGCACCTATGTTCAGATACCAGTTGGGTTTCAGATTCATATAAGCATATACTTCTCTCGCTCTGTAGTTTCCTGTAAGCTCTGCGGTAAAGCCGTTTCCTAGCTTAAATGAATTGATGCTGTTTACATTAAAGGTAAAGTTTCCCTGATTTTTAATGGATGTATCAGCAATATTTCCGGTGTAACTTCCGTAGTAGAAATTGGCACTGTTGTTCATATCCCACCATTTTGTAACTTTTACAGGCGCAATCAGGTATAATCCTAAATATGATGCGGAGCTTAAATTATCATTGGTCTGCACGACAACTATATTGCCATTTTCAACTGTAGGTTTTAAAACATCAGTAATATTATCTGAAGTTTTGCTGTAGCTTAACGTCGCAAAATATTTATTGTTAAAACTATAGGTAAATTCATAATTCATTGTGGTTTGCGGATTGAGATCCGGGTTTCCCGCCTTATATGTTGTAGGATCAAGGTAAAATTTGAATGGGTTGAGCTGATTATAGCTTGGTCTTGTAATTCTCCGGCTGAAATTGATTTCCAGATTGTTTTTTTCATTTAAATCATAAGAAAATACAGCACTTGGGAATAGCTGAGTGTAATTTTTTCTGTTAATCTGATTGGTTGTTAATTGAGTTCCCGTCACATTGGTGTTCTCCATTCTTAAACCAAAATTAGCGCTGAATTTCTCCCATTTTTTAGAAACATTGCCATACACAGCATTGATGTTTTCTTCATAGATAAAATGATTGGTTTTA includes the following:
- the rpsO gene encoding 30S ribosomal protein S15 encodes the protein MYLTTEKKAEIFAKHGKSAQDTGSAEGQVALFTFRINHLSQHLKANRHDFATERSLVKLVGKRKSLLDYLKNKDITRYRAIIAELGLRK
- a CDS encoding pyruvate decarboxylase, which gives rise to MKKILFFTLISTVFIISISSVKAQKLHNADKIKKILYFNPEVEPDLEEIKEPTNNAFFSAVSNKVSGFRKNKMLRSEVQVSYDSIDSKTISEYSKNNDADFVVVPKVKYFKVGLGKYVFSNQVVVSMKLFDAEGNFIASSDYDTYRKNMRLLGSAENSIKIGANGAMKIILKELRKQKPSSEAGF
- a CDS encoding polyribonucleotide nucleotidyltransferase, with the translated sequence MSIPQAITETIILADGREITIETGKLAKQADGSVVVKIGGTMLLATVVASKEAKDGVDFLPLTVDYREKFYAGGKIPGNFFRREARPSDQEILTMRLVDRVLRPLFPEDFHAEVQVMISLISYDGQSIPDDLAGLAASAAIAITDIPFNGPMSEVRVVRIDGKLAVNPNYEDLKLADLDIMVGATKDSIVMVEGEMKEISEAEMLEAIQFAHVEIKKQVEAQERLAEKVGKSLPKREYSHENHDEAIREKVWKETYDKVYEVAKIPSGKEERGEKFKAVLAEFLSQYVEHAEELERVTPFAKVYFHDVEKEAMRQMILNDKIRLDGRDPQTIRPIWSEIDYLPGAHGSAIFTRGETQSLTAVTLGSVKDANMVDSVMVNYDERFFLHYNFPPFSTGEARPLRGTSRREVGHGNLAQRALANMIPEENPYTIRIVSDILESNGSSSMATVCAGTLALMDAGVQIKKPVSGIAMGLVTDVKSGKFTVLSDILGDEDHLGDMDFKVTGTADGITACQMDIKVQGLSMEIMEKALLQARDGRLHILDKLNETISAPREDVKPHAPKMVMLEISKDFIGAVIGPGGKIIQQMQKDTDTVIAIEEVGEIGRIEISGVSREKINEAIARINEITFVPTVGEVYQGKVVKVMDFGAFVAIAKGTEGLLHISEIEWARLDKVPYKEGDEVEVKFMGYDDRKKMKLSRKVLLPRPERPAPKPRNEANVNPEGKDQPGEHKPLNEPQQD
- the mgtE gene encoding magnesium transporter, translated to MNYTDELTFNPADIAERLSELPADERLLAFLKVPKEYKADVFSHLDPDFQEETIRSIGSDDVSEILNAMTPDDRTALFEDFPDELIKYSINHLNPQERRIALKLLGYDSDSIARLMTPYYIQIRKEWTVKRCLQQIKKVGKRVETINHLYVVDERNRLIDDLALGSLLLVEEDTLVSDLTDNQFVAIKTTTSKEDAVTYFEKYDRTALPIITEAGVLVGIVTIDDILDQIESQNTEDIQKFGGVEALDDPYIQTHWFEMIKKRGLWLIVLFFLQLITASVMGYYENEIEKAVVLALFIPLIISSGGNSGSQAATLIIRAMALQEITIKDWWVVMKKELVTGLILGTFLGVIGFFRIMIWHRMGWFDYGDYWFFIALSAGMSLSMIVLWGTLSGSMVPFILKKFNLDPATSSAPFVATLVDVTGLIIYFTIAGLFLTGKLL
- a CDS encoding acyloxyacyl hydrolase — encoded protein: MRYFYFYLLLCISTFSFSQELDTIPKSNLQGTISMQFGKFLGTNDYLKTLKHREFIGASAELTVQTDGSQEWHKRFGRPYYGGGIVAFDYLKNSDMGKPFAVYGTFGGVIKETPTHAWNYETSAGFAFNWTPYDLKKEYINQTFGSSVSIYINFGANYKYYLGKHFDLGLGLNFNHFSNGALKLPNKGMNTFSPKLSLTYHFDERQFAPHDSLSVFDKYSTLDVNFFGGVRHSIFYGKDPGFENFDVDMIRKFEGKYYQNWGVETVYHRQVTYKSSLGLGIGVMYDEDYNHRFYQDKNGVIQSTRRFTKDNLLLNIFPSYRLSISKFAIQVQPGFYLFKKEFDRRYDKTIFYQRIGFQYTVGKNLLVGIALRSFKFHKADYIEWRLGYRIFTKKNG